The Cloacibacillus sp. genomic interval TTGGCGGCGTGGGCCGCATCGCCTCCGTCACTGAAAAGATGGTGCCCATCATGGCGTTTGGGTACCTGCTCGGCGGCGCGATCATTCTCATCCGCTTCGCGGACCAGATAATCCCGGCCTTCCACATGATATTTGTCGGCGCCTTCAATCCGCAGGCGGCCTTCGGCGGACTTATCGGCGTCACGATGAAAGAGGCTATCCGTTACGGCGTAGCGCGCGGACTCTTCTCCAATGAAGCGGGCATGGGCTCCACACCTCACGCCCACGCAGTAGCAAAGGTCAACATGCCGGCGGAACAGGGCTTCGTAGCTATAGTAAGCGTATTCATCGACACCTTCCTCGTGCTGAACATGACAGCTTTCGTAATCTTCGTAACGGGCGTCATCGACACAAAGCTCAGCGGCATCGCGCTGACGCAGGCGGCCTTCCAGATCGGCCTCGGTTCCTTCGGCATCCCGTTCGTCGCCATCTGCATGTTCTTCTTCGCCTTCTCGACCGTCATCGGCTGGTATTTCTACGGCGAGCAGAACATCATCTTCCTCTTCGGCGAAAAGGGACTTCTGCCCTACCGCGTCATCGCCATCTGCTTCATAGCGGCAGGTTCGGTGCTCAAACTCGACCTAGTATGGCAGTTGGCGGACTTCTTCAACGGCATAATGGTCTTCCCGAACCTCATCGCAGTGCTCTTCCTCGGCAAGTACGTCACGAAGGCGCTCAACGATTACGACGAGAAGCATCAGCTAAAGGCGGCAAAGTAGCGTTCAGCGTTTTGATTTTCGAAAACAGACTCGCGATAATAGGAGACGAAGAGGAAGGCCGCACGGCTTTCCTCTTTTGTATGCC includes:
- a CDS encoding sodium:alanine symporter family protein, producing the protein MDQLTNIVTEANSFIWGLYCLIPLLCGTGLYFTLKLQGVQVRKFWTGIKYTFGGFNLFGKRADKDGMSSFQALATAIAGQVGTGNLAGAATAIAAGGPGAIFWMWIAAFLGMGTIFAEACLAQIFKQKTADGRVVGGPAYYISEGLHCHWLACFFSVACIIALGWVGNMVQSNSIADACYNAFGTNRLMIGVLVAGLGAYVFFGGVGRIASVTEKMVPIMAFGYLLGGAIILIRFADQIIPAFHMIFVGAFNPQAAFGGLIGVTMKEAIRYGVARGLFSNEAGMGSTPHAHAVAKVNMPAEQGFVAIVSVFIDTFLVLNMTAFVIFVTGVIDTKLSGIALTQAAFQIGLGSFGIPFVAICMFFFAFSTVIGWYFYGEQNIIFLFGEKGLLPYRVIAICFIAAGSVLKLDLVWQLADFFNGIMVFPNLIAVLFLGKYVTKALNDYDEKHQLKAAK